Proteins from a genomic interval of Asticcacaulis sp. AND118:
- a CDS encoding glucokinase gives MTALFDNQTTFSASSQVFKGLVGDIGGTNARFAVAERGDGHTKLSDFKSFETHGYNDLYEVIGDYLKGLDARPEFDFAVAAVAGPVVDGSIKFTNLDWLVTETELARHTGARKSRLINDLASIAYSLPHLTDEDTRTIGPVKTAKPGPLSVMGAGTGFGASVLIDGPHGPYCLSTESGHPSWAPVNDFEREIHRFLSKKHGRVTIEMVLSGPGLVNLYRAVTNVRGEPTLDLTPAQITHLDGPDAQGSRYTVETFLDILASVCGDLALFHGATGGMFIAGGITPKLLRYIDESRFRARMEAKAPMTALVETIPSRVITHECAALVGAANALTDAEITA, from the coding sequence ATGACGGCGCTTTTTGACAATCAGACCACTTTTTCAGCCTCGTCTCAGGTGTTCAAAGGCCTTGTCGGTGATATCGGCGGAACCAATGCGCGCTTTGCCGTAGCCGAACGCGGCGACGGCCATACCAAGCTGTCGGATTTCAAAAGCTTCGAGACGCACGGCTATAACGATCTCTATGAAGTCATCGGCGACTATCTGAAAGGGCTCGACGCGCGTCCTGAGTTCGACTTCGCCGTGGCCGCCGTGGCCGGCCCGGTGGTGGACGGCAGCATAAAGTTCACCAATCTCGACTGGCTGGTCACCGAAACGGAACTGGCCAGGCATACGGGCGCGCGCAAATCCCGCCTGATCAACGATCTGGCCTCGATCGCCTATTCCCTGCCGCACCTGACCGACGAAGATACCCGGACCATCGGTCCGGTAAAGACCGCCAAGCCGGGGCCGCTGTCGGTCATGGGCGCGGGGACGGGCTTCGGCGCTTCGGTGCTGATCGACGGACCGCACGGTCCCTATTGCCTGTCTACCGAGAGCGGGCACCCGTCCTGGGCGCCGGTCAACGATTTCGAACGCGAAATCCACCGCTTCCTGTCGAAAAAGCACGGCCGGGTGACCATCGAAATGGTCCTGTCGGGTCCGGGCCTCGTCAATCTGTACAGGGCCGTGACCAATGTGCGTGGCGAACCGACGCTGGACCTGACCCCGGCCCAGATCACGCATCTGGACGGTCCTGACGCGCAGGGGTCTCGCTATACGGTGGAAACCTTCCTCGACATTCTGGCCTCCGTCTGCGGCGACCTCGCCCTGTTCCACGGCGCGACGGGCGGCATGTTCATCGCCGGCGGCATCACGCCGAAACTGCTGCGCTATATCGATGAGAGCCGTTTCCGGGCGCGCATGGAGGCCAAGGCCCCGATGACGGCTCTGGTTGAGACCATTCCGTCGCGGGTGATTACCCACGAATGCGCCGCCCTGGTCGGGGCTGCGAACGCCTTGACGGATGCCGAGATAACGGCTTAG
- a CDS encoding sodium/sugar symporter: protein MLSSYLPSTNILADIDLYILLAYIVGIFILAQVVSRRKTNEAVTSKGYFLAGNQLPWWAIGASLIAANISAEQIIGMSGSGFRIGLAIASYEWMAAITLIIVGKYFLPVFIKNGVMTMPGFLEQRFGPSVKYLMAIFWLVLYVFVNLTSILWLGATAISGVTGVEPIYAIIAIGLFALAYQINGGLKAVALTDIVQVFLLILGGLIIVFISFSKIGGEAGVMGGLNTLYTQFPEHFDMILSKDSPHYMDLPGIAVLVGGLWIMNISYWGFNQYIIQRALAAKSLGEAQKGIAFAAYLKLLMPVIVVFPGLAALILAPNIEKADHAYPAMMQLLPNGLLGLVFAALVAAIVASLASKINSISTIFTLDVVAPLKKDIPDQKLVTVGRIASVVSVIVAMAVAQPLLGKTDQAFQFIQEFTGFFTPGIVVIFALGMFWKRCSTAGAFVAVAASVILSTVAKYVLPDVPFMDRVGYVFLASLALCVLVSLIVPNRKPVSTLTLEGVSFKTSTAFNVLAIGVVIVLVALYGLLW from the coding sequence ATGCTGTCAAGCTATCTACCGTCGACCAACATACTGGCCGACATCGATCTCTACATACTGCTGGCCTATATCGTCGGCATCTTCATTCTGGCGCAGGTGGTGTCGCGCCGCAAGACCAACGAGGCGGTCACCTCCAAGGGCTATTTCCTCGCCGGCAATCAGTTGCCGTGGTGGGCCATCGGGGCGTCGCTCATCGCCGCCAATATCTCGGCCGAGCAGATCATCGGCATGTCGGGTTCCGGTTTCCGCATCGGTCTGGCCATCGCCTCCTACGAATGGATGGCGGCGATCACCCTGATCATTGTGGGCAAGTATTTCCTGCCGGTCTTCATCAAGAACGGCGTCATGACCATGCCCGGCTTCCTGGAACAGAGGTTCGGCCCCAGCGTGAAGTACCTGATGGCCATCTTCTGGCTGGTGCTGTACGTGTTCGTCAACCTGACCTCGATCCTGTGGCTCGGGGCCACGGCGATCTCAGGCGTCACCGGCGTCGAGCCCATTTACGCTATTATCGCCATAGGCCTGTTCGCTCTGGCCTATCAGATCAATGGCGGTCTGAAGGCCGTGGCCCTGACCGACATCGTGCAGGTGTTCCTGCTGATCCTCGGCGGCCTGATCATCGTTTTTATCTCCTTTTCGAAGATCGGCGGAGAAGCGGGCGTCATGGGCGGTCTGAATACGCTCTACACGCAGTTCCCCGAACATTTCGACATGATCCTGTCGAAGGACTCGCCGCACTATATGGACTTGCCCGGCATCGCCGTTCTGGTCGGCGGCCTGTGGATCATGAACATCTCCTACTGGGGCTTCAACCAGTACATCATCCAGCGCGCGCTGGCGGCCAAGTCGCTGGGCGAGGCGCAGAAGGGCATTGCGTTTGCGGCCTATCTCAAGCTGCTGATGCCGGTGATCGTGGTGTTTCCGGGCCTCGCGGCGCTGATCCTTGCGCCGAATATCGAAAAGGCCGATCACGCCTATCCGGCCATGATGCAGCTTCTGCCGAACGGCCTGCTGGGGCTGGTCTTCGCGGCGCTGGTGGCGGCGATCGTCGCCTCGCTGGCGTCGAAGATCAATTCGATCTCGACCATCTTCACGCTGGATGTGGTCGCGCCGCTGAAGAAGGACATCCCGGATCAGAAGCTGGTCACCGTAGGCCGCATCGCCTCGGTGGTGTCGGTGATCGTGGCCATGGCCGTGGCGCAACCGCTGCTGGGCAAGACCGATCAGGCCTTCCAGTTCATCCAGGAATTCACCGGCTTCTTCACGCCGGGGATCGTGGTCATCTTCGCTCTCGGCATGTTCTGGAAGCGTTGCTCGACCGCCGGGGCCTTCGTCGCCGTGGCGGCGTCGGTCATCCTGTCGACCGTCGCCAAATACGTCCTGCCCGACGTGCCGTTCATGGACCGCGTCGGCTATGTCTTCCTGGCGTCGCTGGCCCTATGCGTGCTGGTGTCGCTGATCGTGCCGAACCGGAAGCCGGTCTCGACCCTGACGCTGGAAGGGGTGAGCTTCAAGACCTCGACGGCGTTCAATGTGCTGGCCATCGGCGTGGTGATCGTGCTGGTCGCGCTCTATGGCCTGCTTTGGTAG
- a CDS encoding MarR family winged helix-turn-helix transcriptional regulator: protein MRNVPPFSETPTLGQLLRQPYELLQKEVYASLAAHGFPDIRPAHSSLFRYVTPEGARVSDLAEAAQMTKQSMAYLTADLEALGYVTIGPDPQDGRAKRVMLTERGLSVRSHLIGISLEFETRCAALVGEDRIRDLRATLIALAAALR from the coding sequence ATGCGTAATGTGCCCCCTTTCAGCGAAACCCCGACCCTTGGCCAGTTGCTGCGCCAGCCCTACGAACTGCTGCAAAAGGAAGTCTATGCCAGCCTTGCGGCGCACGGCTTCCCTGACATTCGCCCGGCCCATTCGAGCCTGTTCCGTTATGTGACGCCCGAAGGGGCGCGCGTGTCGGACCTGGCCGAAGCAGCGCAGATGACCAAGCAGAGCATGGCCTATCTGACCGCCGATCTGGAGGCGCTCGGTTATGTGACGATCGGGCCGGACCCGCAGGACGGGCGCGCCAAGCGCGTCATGCTGACCGAACGGGGTCTGAGCGTTCGATCGCACCTGATCGGCATCAGTCTGGAATTTGAAACTCGCTGCGCGGCGCTGGTCGGTGAGGACCGCATCCGCGACCTGCGGGCTACCTTGATCGCTCTCGCCGCTGCTTTGAGATAG
- a CDS encoding polysaccharide lyase family protein, whose translation MKSIALKAVLPVLLLLGVMPAAAQVTATRVEGRLTLNNGLVEAVIDANGDVVSFRDLRDGAVEMVQKGQKLYWDANAEALGPTITPAPKKGYYRPNPQTTTVELTTATAALADVKITSGPTEHFPFKAERHYVMKDGLPGLYAYVVFRHPADQPAARLWQTRFVLRTSPDVFNAWTISRNNLIRIPRAEVTQKLMDATFRLADGTVKTKYLNSVYWGDVSAYGTLAVEADRSRGIWMIEASPEYHNGGPIKQGQTVHDDVLLRVLQSAHFGAKSVDVQAGEDWSKVYGPFLIYANPASTPNRLWFDIDRQLAVEKAQWPYDFVSAPEYARKRGTLTGEVRLNGAAAGKSKVVLSDLKANWADSVKGYNYWGDVYADGQFRIDGIAPGTYALSVTGADQPNDLTGRTVTITAGEQDAGTIFWDRQTHGRTLWQLGTFDRQAAEFRNGDDSRGYQMFTLYPQQFPNDVDYTIGRSVPARDWNYAQWSWYVKDPAWHLRFKAAPQAGKGTLTIGIASAQPAKGTLTDVRVALNGQEIGAIRLPKTGTAGYRGGMQDQNYNLITLSFDAALLKGENDLTFRHADGQAFDPARVKAVDAAAADDDQAPGTAAPGQVMYDAIRLEVQ comes from the coding sequence GTGAAATCCATTGCTCTCAAAGCCGTCCTGCCGGTTCTCCTCCTGCTGGGTGTTATGCCCGCCGCCGCTCAGGTTACGGCGACCCGCGTCGAGGGCCGGCTGACGCTCAATAACGGGCTGGTCGAAGCGGTGATCGACGCCAACGGCGATGTGGTGTCGTTTAGGGACCTGCGCGACGGAGCGGTGGAGATGGTGCAAAAGGGCCAGAAACTCTACTGGGATGCCAATGCCGAGGCGCTGGGGCCGACCATCACGCCTGCGCCGAAGAAGGGCTATTACCGCCCGAACCCTCAGACGACGACGGTCGAACTGACCACCGCCACGGCGGCGCTGGCCGATGTAAAGATCACCAGCGGCCCGACCGAGCATTTCCCGTTCAAGGCCGAGCGGCATTACGTGATGAAGGACGGCCTGCCGGGGTTATACGCCTATGTGGTCTTCCGGCATCCGGCCGACCAGCCCGCGGCGCGGTTGTGGCAGACGCGCTTTGTCCTGCGCACCTCGCCGGACGTGTTCAACGCCTGGACCATTTCGCGCAACAATCTCATCCGCATCCCGCGCGCCGAGGTGACGCAGAAGCTGATGGACGCCACCTTCCGGCTGGCCGACGGGACGGTGAAGACCAAATATCTCAATTCGGTCTATTGGGGCGATGTGTCGGCCTATGGCACGCTGGCGGTCGAGGCGGACAGAAGCCGCGGCATCTGGATGATTGAGGCCTCGCCCGAATATCACAATGGCGGACCGATCAAGCAGGGCCAGACCGTGCACGACGATGTGCTGCTGCGCGTGCTGCAATCGGCGCATTTCGGCGCGAAATCCGTTGATGTGCAGGCGGGCGAAGACTGGTCCAAGGTCTATGGCCCCTTCCTGATCTACGCCAATCCGGCGTCGACGCCCAACCGCCTGTGGTTCGATATCGACCGGCAACTGGCGGTGGAAAAGGCCCAATGGCCCTATGATTTCGTCAGCGCGCCGGAATACGCCAGAAAGCGCGGCACCCTGACCGGTGAGGTGCGTCTGAACGGCGCGGCGGCGGGCAAGAGCAAGGTGGTGCTGTCGGACCTGAAAGCCAACTGGGCGGACAGCGTCAAGGGTTATAACTATTGGGGCGACGTCTATGCCGACGGGCAGTTCCGCATCGACGGCATTGCGCCGGGGACCTATGCGCTGAGCGTTACCGGCGCCGATCAGCCGAACGACCTGACCGGCCGCACCGTGACCATCACCGCGGGCGAGCAGGATGCCGGCACCATTTTCTGGGACAGGCAAACGCACGGCAGGACCCTGTGGCAGTTGGGGACGTTCGACCGTCAGGCGGCGGAGTTCCGCAATGGCGACGATTCGCGCGGCTATCAGATGTTCACCCTCTACCCGCAGCAATTCCCCAACGATGTCGATTACACCATCGGCCGCAGCGTGCCGGCCCGCGACTGGAACTACGCGCAGTGGTCGTGGTACGTTAAGGACCCGGCTTGGCACCTGCGTTTCAAGGCCGCACCGCAGGCCGGTAAAGGGACGCTGACGATCGGCATCGCCTCGGCGCAGCCAGCAAAGGGTACGCTGACCGACGTGCGTGTGGCGCTGAACGGTCAGGAGATCGGGGCCATCCGCCTGCCCAAGACCGGCACGGCCGGCTATCGCGGCGGCATGCAGGATCAGAACTATAACCTCATAACCCTGAGCTTCGATGCCGCGCTGCTCAAAGGCGAGAACGATCTGACCTTCCGTCACGCCGACGGTCAAGCCTTCGATCCGGCGCGGGTCAAGGCCGTCGATGCGGCGGCCGCCGATGACGATCAGGCCCCCGGCACCGCCGCGCCGGGTCAGGTCATGTACGACGCCATCCGCCTCGAAGTGCAGTAA
- a CDS encoding LacI family DNA-binding transcriptional regulator — translation MRTPKDRGVPGAGGTSTINDVARLAGVSIKTVSRVMNNEPNVRPETRQKVQEAANLLHYRPNLLARSLAGSRSFLIGLFYDNPNAAYITDMQRGVITRAREEGYHLLIEPQDSHAPDLVSKISSLLATIRLDGVILTPPLCDMAVVLHAIEAAGVPYVRVSPFLNPGRSPCVRMDETQAAYEMTRHLIGMGHKDIGFIMGHPEHGGSHQRYEGFVRGLRESGIEPRPEWIKQGYFSYESGVEAGRALFAEKTRPTAVFSSNDYMSFGVMAAAQQAGIRVPDEVSITGFDDVPGAMLVWPHVTTIRQPVEALAYAAADILLTREEVEEGVSPDRLLPFALIERQSVRRA, via the coding sequence ATGAGAACACCGAAGGACCGCGGCGTGCCGGGCGCAGGAGGCACCTCGACCATCAACGACGTGGCGCGGCTGGCGGGCGTGTCGATCAAGACCGTCTCGCGCGTTATGAACAACGAACCCAATGTGCGGCCCGAAACGCGGCAGAAGGTTCAGGAAGCCGCCAATCTGCTGCATTACCGTCCGAACCTGCTGGCCCGCTCGCTGGCCGGCTCGCGCAGTTTCCTGATCGGCCTGTTCTACGACAACCCCAACGCCGCCTACATCACCGACATGCAGCGCGGCGTCATTACGCGGGCACGCGAAGAGGGCTATCACCTGCTGATCGAGCCGCAGGACAGCCATGCGCCGGATCTGGTGTCGAAGATTTCGAGCCTGCTGGCCACCATCCGTCTCGACGGCGTCATCCTGACGCCGCCTTTGTGCGACATGGCGGTGGTGCTGCACGCCATCGAAGCCGCGGGCGTGCCCTATGTGCGGGTTTCGCCCTTCCTCAATCCGGGCCGTTCGCCCTGCGTACGCATGGACGAGACCCAGGCCGCCTATGAGATGACCCGGCACCTGATCGGCATGGGGCATAAGGATATCGGCTTTATTATGGGGCACCCCGAACACGGGGGCAGCCATCAACGCTATGAAGGTTTCGTGCGGGGCTTGCGCGAAAGCGGGATTGAGCCGCGTCCGGAATGGATCAAGCAGGGCTATTTCTCCTACGAATCCGGCGTCGAGGCCGGGCGCGCCCTGTTCGCCGAAAAGACCCGGCCGACGGCGGTTTTTTCCTCCAACGACTACATGTCCTTCGGCGTCATGGCGGCGGCTCAGCAGGCCGGTATCCGGGTCCCTGACGAGGTTTCAATCACGGGGTTCGACGATGTGCCGGGCGCGATGCTGGTCTGGCCGCACGTCACCACCATCCGCCAGCCGGTCGAAGCCCTGGCCTATGCCGCCGCCGATATTCTGCTGACGCGGGAAGAGGTCGAAGAGGGGGTATCGCCCGACCGGCTGCTGCCGTTTGCGCTGATCGAACGCCAGTCGGTGCGTAGAGCCTGA
- a CDS encoding ThuA domain-containing protein: MLRFVAVTAALTLSFAAAPALAETKPIKVLIVSGGCCHDYPQQREILETGLKARLKVEVSHLYYDPKPGEQATRPKLPLFSDPNYGDGYDVIVHNECAADESDPAVLDAVLAPHQKGVPGVNLHCAMHSYRSGAYRQPVAAGDANARWFEYVGIQSSGHGPQSPITLSIADAAHPITRGLSGWTTTKDELYNNLTQFGVTPLITGIQPEAVKPEERSLRYTVAWTHSYGPKQARVFSTTLAHNEANMREAAYLDLVARGVAWATGHLTADGQIDKKYAAE; this comes from the coding sequence ATGCTGCGCTTCGTTGCGGTCACCGCCGCCCTCACCCTGAGCTTCGCCGCCGCCCCTGCCCTTGCTGAAACCAAACCCATCAAGGTGCTGATCGTCAGCGGCGGGTGCTGTCACGACTATCCGCAGCAGCGCGAGATACTGGAAACCGGGCTGAAGGCGCGGCTCAAGGTCGAGGTGTCGCACCTCTATTACGACCCGAAACCCGGCGAACAGGCGACGCGCCCCAAACTGCCCCTCTTCTCCGATCCGAACTATGGCGACGGATATGACGTGATCGTGCACAACGAATGCGCCGCCGATGAAAGCGATCCGGCCGTGCTCGATGCCGTTCTGGCCCCGCACCAAAAGGGCGTGCCGGGCGTCAACCTGCACTGCGCCATGCACTCCTATCGTTCGGGTGCCTACCGTCAGCCGGTCGCAGCCGGTGACGCCAATGCGCGCTGGTTCGAATATGTCGGCATCCAGTCGTCGGGCCACGGGCCGCAGTCGCCGATCACTCTGAGCATCGCCGATGCGGCCCATCCGATCACGCGCGGCCTCAGCGGTTGGACGACGACGAAGGACGAGCTTTACAACAACCTCACCCAGTTCGGCGTGACGCCGTTGATCACCGGCATTCAGCCCGAAGCCGTCAAGCCGGAAGAGCGCAGTCTGCGTTACACGGTGGCGTGGACGCACAGCTATGGCCCGAAACAGGCGCGCGTCTTTTCGACGACGCTGGCTCACAATGAGGCCAATATGCGCGAAGCCGCCTATCTCGATCTGGTGGCCCGCGGCGTGGCCTGGGCTACCGGGCATCTGACCGCAGACGGGCAGATCGATAAAAAATACGCGGCAGAGTGA
- a CDS encoding bifunctional 4-hydroxy-2-oxoglutarate aldolase/2-dehydro-3-deoxy-phosphogluconate aldolase yields MTKPLDVHSIMTTGPVLPVMVIPDIEMALPLADALMAGGIKVLEITLRTDCALDAIRLIAKERPDAIVGAGTLLTPRDAEKAAEAGAKFGVSPGLTKTLAKQDALPLLPGVSTASEVMKALEWGFERLKFFPAVPAGGVPMLKGIGGPLPQVKFCPTGGIGLNNAADFLALDNVLCVGGSWVAPEKAMKEGQWAEISRLAAEAVQKFAG; encoded by the coding sequence ATGACCAAGCCGCTCGACGTTCACTCCATCATGACCACCGGACCTGTCCTGCCGGTCATGGTCATCCCTGACATCGAGATGGCCCTGCCTCTGGCCGACGCCCTGATGGCCGGCGGCATCAAGGTGCTGGAAATAACCCTGCGCACCGACTGCGCGCTGGACGCCATCCGCCTGATCGCCAAGGAGCGTCCCGACGCCATCGTCGGCGCGGGCACCCTGCTGACCCCCAGGGACGCCGAAAAGGCCGCTGAAGCCGGCGCCAAGTTCGGCGTGTCGCCGGGCCTGACCAAGACTCTGGCCAAGCAGGATGCTCTGCCGCTGCTGCCGGGCGTTTCCACGGCTTCGGAAGTGATGAAGGCGCTGGAATGGGGCTTCGAGCGTCTGAAGTTCTTCCCGGCGGTGCCTGCCGGCGGCGTGCCCATGCTGAAGGGCATCGGCGGCCCGCTGCCGCAGGTCAAGTTCTGCCCGACCGGCGGCATCGGCCTCAATAATGCAGCCGACTTTCTGGCGCTGGACAATGTCCTGTGCGTCGGGGGCTCGTGGGTTGCGCCGGAAAAGGCGATGAAGGAAGGCCAGTGGGCCGAGATTTCCAGGCTGGCGGCCGAAGCGGTGCAAAAGTTCGCCGGTTAG
- a CDS encoding nuclear transport factor 2 family protein has product MTAFAYKLPDHDRTEAPMTRDQILQRNLDIVDAHMKGEGQDPASVMDLYTDDIVLEMPTRGMTLTGKAAIEANYRRMFGAMELLGFEPIDRFATEDRVVDDCRVRFKLLREGFDKAPLPIGSTVELRLVHIFHLRDGLICHETVVEGWTQIEEPSR; this is encoded by the coding sequence ATGACCGCCTTCGCCTATAAGTTACCCGACCATGACCGCACGGAAGCCCCGATGACCCGCGACCAGATCCTCCAGCGCAATCTCGACATCGTCGACGCCCATATGAAGGGCGAAGGCCAAGACCCGGCCTCGGTCATGGACCTCTACACCGACGACATCGTGCTGGAGATGCCGACCCGCGGCATGACCCTCACCGGCAAGGCCGCCATCGAGGCCAATTACCGCCGCATGTTCGGCGCGATGGAGTTGCTGGGGTTCGAACCGATCGACCGCTTTGCCACCGAAGACCGCGTGGTCGACGACTGCCGCGTGCGTTTCAAACTGCTGCGCGAAGGTTTCGACAAGGCACCTCTGCCTATCGGCTCGACCGTTGAACTGCGCCTCGTCCATATCTTCCATCTGCGCGACGGCCTGATCTGCCATGAGACCGTGGTCGAGGGCTGGACGCAGATCGAAGAACCTTCCCGATGA
- a CDS encoding exo 1,3/1,4-beta-D-glucan glucohydrolase, with protein sequence MRKSLKGALKGGVSAGLLLTALATSGCVTIIDKSGTAEPATAAPVAAAEPAEVRVNPVWPTTKDAGLIDADVEAKIDAIMADMTVEEKVGQTVQGDISAVKPEDLKTYPLGSILAGGNSSPGGNERATPQEWLDLADAYWRASLEYPSKTRIPLLFGIDAVHGHSNLVGAIIFPHNVGLGATRNPQLMKDIARVTAYEMSLAGVDWTFAPTVAVSRDKRWGRAYESYSENPADVAAFAGKVVEGLQGEKGGDEGIQPGHIMASAKHFLGDGGTLNGKDQGDAQISEEELANIHNAGYPPSIEAGALSVMASFSSWNGEKLTGSKYLLTDVLKHRMGFNGFVVSDWNAQGQVPGCTTVSCPQAFNAGIDMFMAPDSWKGIYENTLAQVKSGEISQARLDDAVRRILRAKIKGGLFTLGAPKDRAIAGHWENLGKAENRAVARQAVRESLVLLKNNGSLLPVKGGANVLVTGDGADNIGKQSGGWTITWQGTGNANSDFPNGQSIFGGISEAVKASGGKATLSADGTYKGKKPDVAIVVVGEDPYAEFQGDRPTLDYQPGDRKDLALIKKLKKAGIPVVTVFLSGRPMWVNPEINASDAFVAAFLPGTEGGGVADVLIGDKAGKARNDFKGKLSFSWPKTATGLPLNVGTPGYDPLFAYGYGLTYADKGDLLPLSEEAGLKDAGVVNVDTYFNAGRVRAPWKFYLADTDGAVEGDHGTLKSPKGVVTQATVDAGAQENGRLLTFTGQGKGEAYFAGDTVDLSRQTTGELAISITYKLDSAPTGPVMLALGRDRFVDQQVDVAKLLKADGQFHTLKVKLNCFAAIGLNTTQIGMPFALRSEQPLKLTYTAVKLASNEGDAVCPK encoded by the coding sequence ATGCGGAAATCTTTGAAGGGCGCGCTGAAAGGCGGCGTGTCCGCAGGCCTTTTGCTGACGGCGCTGGCGACTTCGGGCTGCGTCACCATTATCGATAAGAGCGGCACGGCTGAACCCGCCACCGCGGCCCCCGTCGCGGCGGCGGAACCGGCCGAGGTGAGGGTCAATCCGGTATGGCCGACGACCAAGGACGCCGGTCTGATCGACGCCGATGTCGAGGCGAAGATCGACGCCATCATGGCCGACATGACCGTCGAGGAGAAGGTCGGTCAGACCGTGCAGGGCGACATTTCCGCCGTGAAGCCGGAAGACCTGAAAACGTATCCGCTGGGCTCGATCCTCGCCGGCGGCAACTCGTCGCCCGGCGGCAATGAGCGCGCCACGCCGCAGGAATGGCTCGATCTGGCCGACGCCTACTGGCGCGCCTCGCTCGAATATCCGTCGAAGACCCGCATCCCGCTGCTGTTCGGCATCGACGCCGTGCACGGTCACTCGAACCTCGTCGGCGCCATCATCTTCCCGCACAATGTCGGTCTGGGCGCCACGCGCAATCCGCAACTGATGAAGGACATCGCCCGCGTCACCGCCTACGAGATGTCGCTGGCGGGCGTCGACTGGACCTTCGCCCCGACCGTGGCCGTGTCGCGCGACAAGCGCTGGGGCCGCGCCTATGAGTCCTATTCCGAAAACCCCGCCGATGTGGCGGCCTTCGCCGGCAAGGTGGTCGAGGGCCTGCAGGGCGAAAAGGGCGGCGACGAAGGCATCCAGCCGGGTCATATCATGGCCTCGGCCAAGCACTTCCTTGGCGACGGCGGCACGCTGAACGGCAAGGATCAGGGCGACGCCCAGATCAGCGAAGAGGAACTGGCCAACATCCACAATGCCGGTTACCCGCCGTCGATCGAAGCCGGGGCCCTGTCGGTCATGGCGTCGTTTTCGAGCTGGAACGGCGAGAAGCTGACCGGCAGCAAATATCTGCTGACCGACGTGCTCAAGCACCGCATGGGCTTCAACGGCTTCGTCGTTTCCGACTGGAACGCGCAAGGTCAGGTGCCGGGCTGCACCACGGTTTCCTGTCCGCAGGCCTTCAATGCCGGCATCGACATGTTCATGGCCCCGGATTCGTGGAAGGGCATCTACGAGAACACCCTGGCTCAGGTGAAGTCGGGCGAAATCTCGCAAGCGCGCCTCGATGACGCCGTGCGCCGCATTCTGCGCGCCAAGATCAAGGGCGGTCTGTTCACCCTGGGCGCGCCTAAGGATCGCGCGATTGCCGGTCACTGGGAGAATCTGGGCAAGGCCGAAAACCGCGCCGTGGCCCGTCAGGCCGTGCGTGAATCTCTGGTCCTGCTGAAGAACAACGGCTCTCTGCTGCCGGTCAAGGGCGGCGCGAACGTGCTGGTCACCGGTGACGGCGCCGACAATATCGGCAAGCAGTCGGGCGGCTGGACCATTACCTGGCAGGGCACGGGCAATGCCAATTCCGACTTCCCCAACGGTCAGTCGATCTTCGGCGGCATCAGCGAGGCGGTGAAGGCGTCGGGCGGCAAGGCCACCTTGTCGGCCGACGGTACTTATAAGGGCAAGAAGCCGGACGTCGCCATCGTCGTGGTCGGCGAAGACCCCTATGCCGAATTCCAGGGCGACCGTCCGACGCTGGACTATCAGCCGGGCGACCGCAAGGATCTGGCGCTGATCAAGAAGCTCAAAAAGGCCGGCATTCCGGTCGTCACCGTCTTCCTGTCGGGCCGTCCGATGTGGGTGAACCCGGAAATCAACGCGTCGGACGCCTTCGTCGCGGCCTTCCTGCCGGGTACTGAAGGCGGGGGCGTGGCCGACGTGCTGATCGGCGACAAGGCCGGCAAGGCGCGCAACGACTTCAAGGGCAAGCTCAGCTTCTCGTGGCCGAAGACCGCCACCGGTCTGCCGCTCAATGTCGGCACGCCGGGCTACGATCCGCTGTTCGCCTATGGCTACGGCCTGACCTATGCCGATAAGGGCGACCTTCTGCCCCTGTCGGAAGAGGCCGGTCTGAAAGACGCCGGCGTGGTCAATGTCGACACCTATTTCAACGCCGGTCGCGTGCGGGCCCCGTGGAAGTTCTACCTCGCCGATACGGATGGCGCAGTCGAGGGCGATCACGGCACTCTCAAATCGCCCAAGGGCGTGGTCACTCAGGCGACGGTCGATGCCGGGGCTCAGGAAAATGGCCGCCTGCTGACCTTCACCGGTCAGGGCAAGGGCGAAGCCTATTTCGCTGGCGATACGGTTGACCTCAGCCGTCAGACGACGGGTGAACTGGCCATCTCCATCACCTATAAGCTGGATTCGGCGCCGACCGGCCCGGTCATGCTGGCCCTGGGTCGCGACCGCTTCGTCGATCAGCAGGTGGATGTGGCCAAGCTGCTCAAGGCCGACGGTCAGTTCCATACGCTGAAGGTCAAGCTGAACTGCTTCGCGGCGATCGGGCTGAACACGACGCAGATCGGCATGCCCTTCGCGCTGCGTTCCGAACAGCCACTGAAACTGACCTATACGGCGGTGAAGCTGGCCTCCAACGAAGGCGACGCAGTCTGCCCGAAATAG